The sequence TAGTGCTAAgttctttaataatatcttGCTCAGGCGGCATATGGTGAAACATAGTGGGGTAAAGAATTTCCACTGTGACGTATGTGGGGATAGGTTCTATTGGAAGAAGAGTCTTACTTCACACATGGCTAAGCATAAAAAGAACgatgatttgaaaaatgacGCTTTAGATGAAGGGCtttaataatgtaaagtcTATTCTGCAATGTTTGTTATGAAATGGCGTAGACGTAGTTCGGTCTATTCGTAGCaaagaataattatatattagaatatcGTTTATACGGTTGTATACTTAGATGATGTATTCCTCGTAATTTATCAACGCATAcggtatatattattttcaaatgctTTTCAATAATGTCctcaaaatgaatttatttattacaacagGGTTTTGTTCAACCTAATTATAAAGAACTAATATTTTGGACAATTGATAACATAACATTTCATACATTgctcaaaaattataattatgggCGTGATATTGTAGCGTAAGGTCTAATTAAGCAAAAcatatcgtaaaattaaataattgtatagtAGTTGTGCCATTACTGATATATTTATCCAAAGAACAATCATTCCATGTAGTGTtagatgtaattaataaaaaatatacttggcattattttacaaaaaccaTTTTCTCTTCATAAGCCTAAAACCGCAAATCAAATTGTAACTTTATCCTAAATTTCATACTATAAAAATTTCGCATGCAATAATTTCCATTTAGAATTATAAAGTAGAATAAACTCGAAGGCCTAAATCGTCTAATGTTCTTTagcaataaaatacttattaaagaTACGACAAGAGTGGTAACGGTAgcttatacagggtgtcccagtatcgataaataaatatatatatatataactataaCCTCCATTGAGCTTAGAATACCAACGGTAAGACATCCTGTATATAACGAAAGGTTcctaataattttaagaaacaAATTCGATATCAGATACCAAAAtagtattcaaaattaaacgTAAGATTGTCTTTAGCAACTTAtcatacagaaaaataatttattttcagatgATAAGTCGCTAACTGGACAAAATTCGTCGGCTCGGCGACATCTGCATATACTCTTCACGATAACTAGTATTGTACcgttcaaaaaacaaaatggctACCGCtgttttatttgcaataaaGATATCGATTATACTAATCTCAAGAAGCACACGAAATCTCATGgatatgacttttttttaaatgaggCTAACGATTTACCAAATGTGATCGATGTTGATACATCTGAAAGTATTTGTGAAAATTGCAATGTTGTTtttgatagttttaatgaattgcttttacatttaagtaaaaaacatagttttaatgataaacACGTAAATTTAAATGCTGTTAAGTTAAATGAAGAAGCCGACGATACAGTCAAATCGGATTTGAAATGTGATAGGTGTTCCAAAGTTCTCATATCCAAATTAGGATATAAATATCACATGTCCAAGTGCGGTGTGAAAACTAGGACGTGTAGGATTgacaataaaactaaaatagttAAACAGAATATAGCCTGTCTACTAAACATGTCAACTGTGATGCCATTTAAGTTTTTCATGAATAGATTTCGTTGTTTCTATTGTTCAAACGATTTTGTAGAATTCGAAATATTAAGGGAGCATACGATATCCCAACACACGCACTgtgatttaaaaagtaaaactatGAAATTTCTAAAAGGTAGGGATATAGGTCTCAAAGTAGATATATCGAATCTAGCATGCAAAATTTGTCGTAACGAATACGCAGATATGAAGTCCCTCATAGATCATTTAGTCGTCAATCACGAAGCGAATTACGACAAATCCGTAAAATACCTTCAATCGTTCAAAATAGCAAAAGACAATATACCTTGTCCCCTTTGCCCAAATGTCATATTCCAATACTTTAGAAAGTTATTAGAACACATGAATTCGTTTCATTCGGTGGATAATTTTGTTTGCGCATACTGCGGGCAGACGTTTggaaacaattataattacagAGCGCATATATCGCGATACCATAGGAAATCTGCAGTAAAATGCATTGATTGCAATACAGAGTTCACGACGCTAGATAAATTGGCTCGTCACAAAGCAAGAACGCACGGGGAAAAGAGCTTCAAATGTACAGAGTGTCTGGACAGATTCAGCACGCAATATCTCCTTCAGAAACATTTGATTACTGCGCACAGTTCGGGCCATAAATGCGGGtactgtaataaaatgttcACACGTAATTCGCACATGAGAAATCATATACGACGAACTCATTTGAAGGAGAAGAATTTCGAGTGCAGTGTATGTAGCGAGAGGTTCTTCGATAAGGCCCTTTTGAACATGCATATGGTAAAACATATAGGTGAGAGGAATTATCATTGTGATATATGTGGAAAACGGTTCTTGTGGAAGAAGAATTTGAGGGGACACATGACTTCGCATGATCAGATTTGAAGTTTAAATTACGCTGTAAGCTTCAGCTTTATCTCGATAGTAGTATCATCTCTTCACAAGGGTAGCAAATGCTTCGAGTGTTGCGTTTGCAGGAAGAATTATATTTGGAAGAAGAAGAACTTGCGAGCACATATCAGTTCAAATCACGATgtactattttaaattatattatattgtaaatgatCAGTATCATCATCACAGTCCATTATGTCCCCACTACAGGGACAAGGGCCTCCGTGttcaggccataatccaccacgcttgCCAAGTGCAGGCAGATGTCACATGTCGTCAAACTAttgattcttcgacatgtcggttacGACGTTTTTCTTCACCGTTTTGAGCAGAggtgatgatatattaagatatataattgtaaaggatatggaaaaaaaatcacaatagCGCTCTCTTTTCAGATGATTCGACAACACCCGCAGCGAACGGAATCCGAAGATCGAATCTCAGTAAATTGCTCAGCAATACGAGTGTTGTGCCGTTCAAATGGAGGGGAAAATATATGTGTTACTATTGCACGGAAAGTGCTTACGATTATGACGCATTGATAAAACACACGAATAGTCATACTATATTGGATAAAAACCGAGCCATAAAAATGTTACGTCCGACTGTTGAAGTGAAATTAGACGTGTCAGATATTCACTGTAAACTGTGCAGTGAAAATTTCGATGATTTAGATGGTGTTATAATGCATTTATctgtaaaacataatatacattacaATAAGCATATAACTGTGCCAATAACGACGTATAGGTTAAGGGACCTTCGCTGCGTCGTTTGCGATAAAGCTTTTAGTTTCTTTGGAAAATTAATCATCCATGCGAACAGTGAACACCCAAACAACTCCTTTATTTGTGACGCGTGTAAtcagaaatttaataaaaagcgGGATTTATATGCGCACTATCGAACTAGACATAAAAAAGGACACAAATGCGATCAATGTTCCATGACATTCGAATCTCTAGTTGATTGCTCAAGACACAAAAGATCTCACATTTGTACTTGCAATATATGcttcaaaaattttaagtcGAGTAAACAAAAACGCGATCACATAGAACATCAACATAGGTACGATTCGTTCAAGTGTGGTTTTTGTTTTAACACTTTTTCGAAGCCATCTTTCCTTTTGCATAGCTTACAGTGCACGGGAGaatctataaaaaacaaaactgaaCTTAATTCGTTTTCCAATAAACGTACACTTAAAGATATTAGAAGTAgtttagaatatttatttaactcgaCAACCCTTATAccgtttaaattttttaggaCAAAATTTAGGTGTTTCTATTGTTCCAATGACTTTTCTGAATGCGATGACCTAAAAGCTCATACAGTTAGTCAACACGCACTTTGCGATATGAAATGTAAATCAATGCAATTATATCAACGCGAAGAAACTACGATTAAAGTCGACACTTCGTCTATAGCTTGTAAAGAATGCTCCATAAGTTTTAAAGACGTGAAATCTCTAGTGGACCATTTAGGTGATGAACATCAGAATAACTACAACAGTGATATTAAAATCTTCTTAGAACCATATCATTTAATTCAAGATGCGTTTCCCTGCACCACATGTGGCGAGGTTTTTAGATATTTCCGATCGCTTTTGCTCCACGTAAATCAATCGCATTCCCATAACAAGCTAATTTGTCGGTTTTGCGGGCAGTCattcaaaatggcgccaaATTTGCGATCCCACGAGCGACGTTATCATAGAACTGAATCCTATAAATGTAACAAATGTAACGCAGTATATAGCACAATGAACAATTTACATAAACACAAAACGCAAACGCACTGTACCAAATTACATAAATGCTCGAGTTGTCAAGAGAGTTTTCCAACCTTATATCACATGCGAAAACATAAGCTAAAAGTCCACAATTTGGGGCATCAATGCTCGCGCTGTGGCAAACTTTTCACGTCCAACGCGTACCTCGACGATCACACTCGACGGATACACTTAAAAGAGAAAAACTTACAATGCCCCGTGTGTCCCAAGAGATTTTTCGATAAGCGATTTCTGAAAACGCACATGGTCAAACACTACGGCGAGAGAAAGTTTGAATGCGACGCGTGCGGCAACAAATTTTTGTGGAAAAAGAATCTCAGATCGCATATGACCACGCATATGAAACGTAACGTCCTTACCAACATTAACCCTAATTGATTTGAAGGAGATTGAAGCAAGACAAATTTCTTTACAGATGAAAACGCGGAAGGGCCATGCGAGCACTTTACCTCAGAGAGACGCAGgaaaaatatgcaaatactCTTCAACAACACTACACTAATGCCTTTCAAATGGAAAGGACGATTCTTGTGTTTCTATTGTGCGAAAGATTACACGGTATATTCTGAATTCAAAAAGCATACTAAATCGCACGGACTCTGCACCACGAAGGATTattctttgaaaataattaaaggcAGCCACATTGAGATCAAATTGGACATTTCGGACATAAATTGCGAGATTTGCAATGAACCGTTTAATAGCTTTGACGAAATTGTCAATCATTTGGTTGGAAAGCACGACATGGACTATGATAAAACGATTGATATCCCGTTCACTCAATACAGATTAGTTGATATGAAGTGTCAGTATTGTGGCAAAGAGTTCTCTTATTTTGGATATCTCATCAGTCACTTGAAGCTTGCTCATCCGCAGAGTAATTTTATATGTGACGATTGTGGTGCGACGTTCAATATGAAACGAGATTTGGCGGCTCATTTTAAGTATTATCACAAACAGGGCGGGTATCCCTGCGAGCACTGTTCAGAAGTTTGTCATTCGCACTACGATCTAAAGAAACATCAAAACAGTTATCACTTTCGAAGGTGCACGGTGTGCGACTCAAGCTTTGCGTCCTACCATTTATTGCAGAAACATATTCAGAACGAGCACGCTAAAGTTAAGAACAACAAATGCCCTTATTGCGCGAAGAAGTGCCATTCTTCGCTAGGcgtaaaattacatattaaaacgTGCAAGCTAAAAGTGCCCTTAAAACCTCAAGTGCCCCAACCGTCAGAGAACTTTATCGAGCCGAAGAAAAAGCAAAACATATTGCAAATAAGACAAAACATCCTCAGTGTGTTGAACATGTCCACTGTGGTCCCGTTCAAATTCTTCGGCAAGTTCTCCTGTTTCTACTGCTCAATTAAGTTTGCTGAGTTCGATGATCTCAAATCTCATACAGCTGTCGAGCATCCCGTTTGCGATATAACctcaaaatgtatgaagaagtGTAAAGGCGAAAGGACGACGGTTAAAGTTGATATATCGGCCCTATCGTGTAAGCTTTGTTGCCAAACAATGGATGACCTAGACGTCCTGATCGACCATTTGATATCAAAGCATAACGCGCCATACGATAAGACGATAAAGAATTGCTTTGAACCGTTTCGGATAGTGAAAGACAACATCGCTTGTATGTCTTGCCCGAGCGTGTTCAGATATTTTGCAACTCTCTTACGTCATAGCAACTCAGAGCATAGCAATAATAGTCGTATATGCGACTTTTGCGGACGAAGTTTCAAGAACGTCACCAATTTAAATGTGCATATTTCATACGCACATACAGGATCTTGCGAGTGTGATGTATGCGGAAACCATTATAAAAACCAGTGGTGTCTGAACAGGCATAAGGCGAAATGCCACAACGCGAAAGATTTCAAATGCCCAAACTGCCCAGAATTGTTCCAATCCCAGTACCATAGGCAGAAGCATTTGATAAAAGTCCACGATATAGGACACAAATGTACGTACTGCGGGCGGATGTTTACGAGGAATTCATTCATGAAGGATCACATAAGGAGGACGCATTTGAAAGAGAAGAATGTAGAATGTTCGATTTGTGGGGAGAAATTCTTCGATAACTATTTGCTAAGGATGCACATGGTGAAACACGAAGGGGTTAGGAAGTTTAGTTGCGATGTGTGTTGTAAGTCGTTTTTAAGGCGGAGTAACCTGGCCTCACATATGGGTATGCATAAGAAGTATGGGCACGTTGCTGCATTGTAAATTTTGGATGAcgaaaatgttgtttgacgGTTTAAAAAGgctatgttattaatttttggacgaaatttgaaaatacttttttgTACATGCTAAGAATAAGTAATATATTCTGTTAATACTCTTCACAGCTTCACTTTTGTTgatgtttaatatatttgaagCAAGTTCTTTTATTAGCAAACACAAATGTAACCCTAAGGGTGGTTTTTTCATCAGAGATGTATCTCTTGAAACGCTAAATGAAGTGATGTGATCGgttctttacaaacacatcCCTCGCTACGCATCCTCGCACATctctggtggaaaagcaccctaaaTGTCGTTCTTCACTTCACTTGCGGctcattaaaacatttattatagtcgagccaatttaataggcaacatttgacgtctatcaattttaccttcgaagagaggtaacctgcttaaaaacatcgattaaactgtattaatcgatacggatgtgaaacatttgtcaatcgaatttattaatttatgatgatttttattcacaagtaatcagtgcattcgattctagatgtcagatttcgatttttagagtaacgtctctagtatttaaaaagaaaaaaggtttattgccacaaaattgtagcgacgtcagttcttcaattcagaaattgtttattatgtttaggatggtttatcagtaaaatgaaatcttaaaattacttgtatcggtcattattattataaatatgtaatcgtaattgaaaaaagttaagcaaatgtgcagttctaacaaaacgaaatatcatgttattctatgtcgtcgttactaggttacgttgttgaattttgttgaactgtcaaatgttgcctattaaaatggctctactataagcTCATACTCAAAACTTAAGTAACATTGTTTTAGTACTTATAAAAGATCTGAATGTATGCTCTGCAGATTAGGgatgtcatattattataatatgtgcaAGTTATTGTCAACTTCTGATATCCgttctagtatttaaaatgtgAAAGTCTATTTGTAAGTTCGTTACACTTTTACTCTAAAACCACAACACCGTTTTGGATGAATATAGGTTTTTTTACCAAAATCAGCGTTACATTTTTACTGCTAAAATAACAGCACCGATTAGGgtgaattttgtttttgaagtgaaacttctttatcggggttggaaaaaaatttagtgttacattttttcgttacgcgtgacatttttccgttacgcaccatctttttcttatccctaccacgcgtgattcgacgtatttctgtaaagttgcatatagtaaattattttttgaaaaataaagtcatacagaagtttcacttcttacgtgtgtacactgtacacttagtacacgcacacattttttattatcaaaaatcAGCGCCTAAAAGTTGAAATATGAAATGATAGTTTTTAACGGTGGTTTTGATTGCGCATTGCGCAACCGCGGAGCCtatctagtaaaaaatatattttatagataaaagattgaattctttgtattatgtgttatagttatattattttaactaaaagAATACTGTACACTAAaacagatatttaaaattgtgcTTAGTATATTGTTCAAActcatttgtaaataattatgtaataaagaagtgcatttttcatacaaatgtTGAGTTTAACTTGATAAACCCCCCCATAGGaatatgtttctttttattatttactagcggtccgccccggcttcgcccgtggtacatattcacgttttctctacataagaaccatcctagtacttcaaggaatataataaaaaaagaattaaagaaatcggttcagctgttctaaagttatgcgcttaccaacacattttgggattcatttttatattatagattattaccaacagttttatttatttttaataattaattgactaTTTATAGACCTgtggaaattaaatattttaaaatagaactGATTACTTTACTTGTGTGCTAAcaaaaattatctatttttagtaagcacttataaaatcaaattatttttatttgggtCTTGTAAGaaagttttattatagaattaatttagtaaatattaCACATTTCACATGATTCAGAGCATATCAGTttgacaaaataaattatccgCGAAGGTCGCATCACGCatgttattgtaatttataacaatcctGAGTGACCTTGTTAAATTCAATCTAGCCAATGTCTGTTTACgattttactattattataaaaaatgtttatcgtATCTACGATAAAATCGTCGATTTGGATGCACGTATGTAACTCATGCTTCGGGAAGCCATGGCGgaaactataaatattttattatgcatACTTATATCCTTCAAATATTTGGAGGACTAAactcaaaattttaatacgaTTGGATTTATTAGAAGATTTATCTACACAAGAGGGCATGCAATATTTGGTCTTCTAAAGACAatattgtgaaaattaaaaataagctaCAAGATGCACGTAAAGAAGAGttaaatgtaatgaaaaagAAAGACAAAAGGAAACCCCTAAATACCTAATTTGTTTCCAGGTCCAAATACCGACCCAAC comes from Colias croceus chromosome 23, ilColCroc2.1 and encodes:
- the LOC123702438 gene encoding PR domain zinc finger protein 5-like isoform X2 translates to MEFDNIIVKENPGLCRCCLSEGCYKELGTEYPWMDETEVYADMLLECFDISISQHIEGPNGTNRLICEVCITRLRDACNFKKQVMDCEKKFVDMIGRGEFKKVLPIEGPDMKSELNLEEDTDVVTEIEYLEEGIDFDDDKDDPTQDITVEPLPVKPKRGRPKKSSTKVEKKAKEEKPRTSKTTSKDENAEGPCEHFTSERRRKNMQILFNNTTLMPFKWKGRFLCFYCAKDYTVYSEFKKHTKSHGLCTTKDYSLKIIKGSHIEIKLDISDINCEICNEPFNSFDEIVNHLVGKHDMDYDKTIDIPFTQYRLVDMKCQYCGKEFSYFGYLISHLKLAHPQSNFICDDCGATFNMKRDLAAHFKYYHKQGGYPCEHCSEVCHSHYDLKKHQNSYHFRRCTVCDSSFASYHLLQKHIQNEHAKVKNNKCPYCAKKCHSSLGVKLHIKTCKLKVPLKPQVPQPSENFIEPKKKQNILQIRQNILSVLNMSTVVPFKFFGKFSCFYCSIKFAEFDDLKSHTAVEHPVCDITSKCMKKCKGERTTVKVDISALSCKLCCQTMDDLDVLIDHLISKHNAPYDKTIKNCFEPFRIVKDNIACMSCPSVFRYFATLLRHSNSEHSNNSRICDFCGRSFKNVTNLNVHISYAHTGSCECDVCGNHYKNQWCLNRHKAKCHNAKDFKCPNCPELFQSQYHRQKHLIKVHDIGHKCTYCGRMFTRNSFMKDHIRRTHLKEKNVECSICGEKFFDNYLLRMHMVKHEGVRKFSCDVCCKSFLRRSNLASHMGMHKKYGHVAAL
- the LOC123702438 gene encoding zinc finger protein 197-like isoform X3, which produces MEFDNIIVKENPGLCRCCLSEGCYKELGTEYPWMDETEVYADMLLECFDISISQHIEGPNGTNRLICEVCITRLRDACNFKKQVMDCEKKFVDMIGRGEFKKVLPIEGPDMKSELNLEEDTDVVTEIEYLEEGIDFDDDKDDPTQDITVEPLPVKPKRGRPKKSSTKVEKKAKEEKPRTSKTTSKDDSTTPAANGIRRSNLSKLLSNTSVVPFKWRGKYMCYYCTESAYDYDALIKHTNSHTILDKNRAIKMLRPTVEVKLDVSDIHCKLCSENFDDLDGVIMHLSVKHNIHYNKHITVPITTYRLRDLRCVVCDKAFSFFGKLIIHANSEHPNNSFICDACNQKFNKKRDLYAHYRTRHKKGHKCDQCSMTFESLVDCSRHKRSHICTCNICFKNFKSSKQKRDHIEHQHRYDSFKCGFCFNTFSKPSFLLHSLQCTGESIKNKTELNSFSNKRTLKDIRSSLEYLFNSTTLIPFKFFRTKFRCFYCSNDFSECDDLKAHTVSQHALCDMKCKSMQLYQREETTIKVDTSSIACKECSISFKDVKSLVDHLGDEHQNNYNSDIKIFLEPYHLIQDAFPCTTCGEVFRYFRSLLLHVNQSHSHNKLICRFCGQSFKMAPNLRSHERRYHRTESYKCNKCNAVYSTMNNLHKHKTQTHCTKLHKCSSCQESFPTLYHMRKHKLKVHNLGHQCSRCGKLFTSNAYLDDHTRRIHLKEKNLQCPVCPKRFFDKRFLKTHMVKHYGERKFECDACGNKFLWKKNLRSHMTTHMKRNVLTNINPN
- the LOC123702439 gene encoding oocyte zinc finger protein XlCOF26-like is translated as MSKCGVKTRTCRIDNKTKIVKQNIACLLNMSTVMPFKFFMNRFRCFYCSNDFVEFEILREHTISQHTHCDLKSKTMKFLKGRDIGLKVDISNLACKICRNEYADMKSLIDHLVVNHEANYDKSVKYLQSFKIAKDNIPCPLCPNVIFQYFRKLLEHMNSFHSVDNFVCAYCGQTFGNNYNYRAHISRYHRKSAVKCIDCNTEFTTLDKLARHKARTHGEKSFKCTECLDRFSTQYLLQKHLITAHSSGHKCGYCNKMFTRNSHMRNHIRRTHLKEKNFECSVCSERFFDKALLNMHMVKHIGERNYHCDICGKRFLWKKNLRGHMTSHDQI